ctatggagatgggataactgatcaaagggttgttgagaaaatattggtgtcaCTTACAAAAAAATACAACTCTATAGttacaactatagaaggaactaAAGACTTGACAACCCTCTCAATAAGTGAATTAATTGGCTCTCTAGAAGCATatgagaaaagactaatggcacaagatgaagattcagttGAAAGTGCCTTTCAATCCAAAGTAAATATACGGTCTCATCAAACTAAAAATGATGGAAGGAGctcatggaaaaacaaaagaggaggagaaattataaaaaaagaaaattatccaccttgtggtatttgcaagaaaacaaatcatttggagaaagattgttggtttaaaaataaaaaacaatgccgcttttgtaaaagatatggccatgtagaaaaagattgtcgctcgaaaacaaataatcgagcaaactatgtagaaaaaaaagaaagtgaagagaatacaTTCTACGCAAGCCAAGCGGCAAATGACAATAAAAGCGAAATATGGTACATCGATAGTGGGTGTAGCAATCACATGACAGGGGACGAAACTATATTCACCGATATCAATAAGTCGGTGAAATCTCAAGTAAAGTTGGGCAATGGTGCATTagtagatgtcaaaggaaaaggcaccaTCGCCGTGGAAACGAATAAAGGCCCAAAATATATACGTAATGTATATCTAGTCCTCGTCTTGCACAAAATCTCTTAAGTGTGGGCCAAATGATACAAAGTgggtattctctatattttaatagagatacctgcattatctatgataaatataaaaatatcattgcctctgttaagatgaaaaataacaattttcctattcaatGGAAATTGGTCAAAGATATAGCCATgaaagctcaacttgatgattcatggctatggcatcgaagatttggccacttcaattttgctgggctaaaaattctccatcagaaaaatatgatgagagattttccagCCATCACAGAAATCTCAGATGTTTGTGAAGGCTGTCTTCTTGGAAAACAACAGAGACAGTCCTTCCCATCTGGAGGTGCATGGAAAGCTAAGAAGCCATTAGAACTTGTCCACACGGACGTGTGCAGTCCGATGAGGACACCTACACctagtcaaaataaatattttatcctaTTCATTGACGATTACACAAGAATGACGTGGGTATATTTTCTTCGAGAAAAATCTgaggttttctctatctttagaaaattcaagaaccacGTCGAGAATCAAAGTGGCCAAAGAATCAAAGTCCTAAGAAGTGACAGAGGCACAGAATACAATTCAAatgagtttaataaattttgtgaagatgaaggagtccatcatcaactaaCTATTGGCTACGccccagaacaaaatggagtagctgaaagaaaaaatagaaccgTCATGGAGATGGCAAGGTCTATGCTAAAAGAGAAAGGCCTTCCCAACACTTTACGGGCGAAGCAGTTTATACTGCTGTATACCTACTAAACAGGTGTCCAACGAAAGCTGTACAAAATAAAACTCCAGTCGAAGCATGGAGTGGACGAAAGCCTTCAGCAAAGCATCTTAAAGTGTTTGGATGCATTTGCTACGTCCACATCCCTGCTCAAAAAAGGAGTAAACTAgatgaaaagacagaaaaggAATATTCCTTGGATACGGTGACCAATCAAAAGGCTATCGAATTTACAACCTAAGAACTAAAAAGCTAATGATTAGTCGAGACGTCGAGTTCGACGAGAATGCTGCCTGGAATTGGGAAAGCGAAGATTGAGAAGAAGTACATAACCTTGCCGGACATACCACCTGCTCAAGAGGAGACAAtgtcacaagaagaaggagtAGTACCGGATTCTACCACTCACGATATAACTCCACCAAGCTCTCCAAGAGCAACACAAGAAGAGTCTACTCGAGTCTCCGTACTAAGGGTAAAAGCCCTTAGAAGAATTTACGACACATGCAACTTTGCTATTTTAGAACCTGAAAACTATGAACAAGCATCCAAAGAAGAAGTTTGGATAAAAGCtatggaggaagagatcaagatgattgagaaaaatgaaacttgggagcttgtcGATCGACCCGAAGACAAAGAGATCATTGGCGTCAAGTGGGTCTACAAGACGAAGCTCAATGCGGATGGATCAATCCAGAAGcataaagcaaggcttgtggcgaaaggatacTTGCAACAACCAGGTATCGACTATACTGAAACTTTTGCTCCCGTCGCTCGCCTTGATACTATTCGAGCACTTATAGCCTTAGCGGCACAAAAAGATTGGAAGATTTATCAACTAGATGTAAAATCAGCATTTCTAAATGGATACCTTCAAGAATAAATATATGTAGCTCAACCAGAAGGCTTTATTctcaaaggccaagaagaaaaagttctcaaactcaagaaagccctatatgggttaaaacaagcaccaCGTGCATGGTATAGTAGAATCGATGAATACTTCATCAAGCAAGGATTCAGGAGGAGTATGAGTGAGCCAACACTCTACATCAAGGCCCAAGGTAAGTCCGACACTCTCATTGTCtctctatatgtagatgatctcatatatacaggaaacaatgagacaatgatccgagaatttaaagaagaaatgatgaagacatttgaaatgacggacttgggcttgatgaactatttcctcGGTATAGAAGTCAATCAAGATAAAGGAATTTTCATCTCGCAAAAGAAATATACCGAAAAGCtccttgaaaaattcaagatgaatAATTGCAAAACAGTGGCAACACCACTTGTGATGAATGAAAAACTATTGAAAGAAGATGGAGCTGCAAAAGCAGACGCTTCACTCTATAGAAGCCTAATTGGGAGTCTACTATATCTTACTGCTACAAGGCCAGATATTATGTACGCGACAAGTTTATTATCACGGTTTATGCAAAGTCCAAGCAAATTCATTTTGGAGCAGCCAAGAGAATTCTAAGATACTTACAAGGAACCATTGATTATGGAATTTGGTACCGACCTAGCGCAACAACTAAGTTGATCGGTTATACGGATAGTGATTGGGCAGGATCATCTGATGACAGGAGGAGCACCACTGGTTATGCATTCACACTGGGTTCtggaatattttcatggatatcTAAAAAACAAGACTTAGTGGCACAATCCactgcagaagcagaatatgttgcgGCTGCTACAACTACTAGTCATGCAATATGGCTTCGAAGAAATTTAGAAGACATTGGAGAACCACAAATGGAATCAACGCCAATATTTTGCGACAACAAGTCCGCGATTGCAATATCAAAAAATCCAGTCTTTCATGGAAGAACAAAGcatattgatataaaatatcacttcATTCGTGAAGTGCAAAGCAGAGGAGAGATCGAGCTAAAGTATTGTAAGACTGAAGATCAAATTgcggacatattcactaaaGCACTACCAACAGCAAAATTCGAGACATTAAGAAGCATGCTTGGAGTATcacaaaaatggatcaaggaggagtgttaaaaaaagtgatccatttttgtaGAAAAATTCTAGACTACACTAGAGAAAAAGTTGGCCAAAACAAACCAGCAAAAAGCAAGCTTCGAAGACTCTCAAAGGCTGAAGAATTTTCTGGTACGTAGAACACGTggaaagaaaagtcaacaaaagtggcTGAGAGTTggagagaatagaaaaatgcagaaaaatggaggagagacCAGAATAATCGGGAGAAGCCGCAACATGCAGGGACAAAGAAGcaagctgaaatttttttattatttcttgtactcaatgtcggtgaagaagaggcGGTgctcacgcctataaatagaagtGTGGTGTCTGTTTTAGTTGGctgaaaaaaccaaaaccactccttcctttgtaatacttactttcataataaaagctCTCTTTTTTTAACCCATACACCCTTGCCTTTGTAGCCCATATTTCACAcatacacacttgcacacacacacgcttccgcaaatCACCAACAATATCTCTATTCATTGTGCATTTTGGATGCAAGTGCATGATTTACCATTAGCAAGAATCACTGAGAAAGTAATGCGAGGAGTGATCTTAAAATAGGGAAGGTGCTGGAACTGAAATTGGAGGCTAGGGGAGGCAGCCCCTGCAAAACTAGAAAAGCAAGAGTTTCTTGACTTAGCGAGACCACTTAAGTCGGGGATTGTGGCGAATATTGCAACTGTGCATTGACTTTAAATATGAAAGATTTCCTTATTTTTGCTATTCAAGTGAGCGTATTATAAGCTATTACGCTACCGATAGCAAAGGAATCCCCATGAAGGATCAGCACTGGAAGAAAATGATGTGGGGAACTTTGGCCAATGTCTAAAGGCGGAAGTACGTGAGACAAGTCCTCCGCGTGCGAACCAGAAGAGCCTGCTCCTGTCGACAATCGGCATCTCCCTCACGTCAGAGAACACTGCATCCTGGCCAAGGACGCTTAGCGTGCTCCCGTTGTACATCCCTTCAGTGAAGACGTAGTTCTGCACCATCGGCAGGCCAATGCCATTCAGTGATGAGGACAAATAGAGTCCCTGAGCCCAGCCGACGATTTTGGAGCTCAATTCCGGGCCCTCGGTCAACAGGTTGTCAGTCATAACGACGATGCCGAACCCCGTGGCAGACATGCTGGTCATCTTGGCCTCAGCTACACGCACTGTGGTCAGGTTGCGGCCGCTCACGATATCATGGAAATAGAAGTGGAGGTGGCTCAGCTTCTCCTTCTTTAGGCCAAGCTCTTCCGGAAGCAAGCTTCTTGAGAAAATGGTGGAagtgaggaggagagagagaagatgacgAGCTTGGTAATGCAAAGAGCCATATTGGAGACACAGAGATGTGAAAAGGGTGTTGTTGGGGTTGGGGGGGTGGGTTGGGGGCGGGGCAGGGCGGGGCGAAGGGCGGGCGGTGGTGGGGCGGCTTTTATAAAGGAGGTAATGGAGAAAATGCGTTTAAGTAGGAAAAACAGTAGTGTGATTTTGGATTTATCAAAGTTGATTTACAAAATTAACGTACGAAGTGATGCAACAAATAACAAATGGATATCGTAAATAAAGTAAATGAAATGCACATGACATCTAATAACACTTTGGCACCGACCCTCATAATATACTAATTATATAACTCAAATTTTAGGAAtataaaatctttcaaaatgaaattttcttggTGGAGTAATTAAGGTAAAGGAGCCTGAGTTCAAAGGAATAACCAGAGAGTAACATGGTCAATCAATTGGGTACCAAAGTAACGGTTGGATTTGCCTggtataaattttttaagaattaagatttttgtttataatgtcacgcccgaacctcgagcacgcgcacatcccactgcggtcgatagaaatgcgacttcccgggacacgtcgccgacccattctttttttttaattacacatgcggaagcggatAAATAATCCcgagacaaaactcaattgggatagaaaagcaagatcacattttcaaaaccaACCACTTACTttttatacatatcaaaccagTTCATTTACAAGACTAGGCTATTTACAAAAGATCTATAGAAGATCAGTCCTCAAAAACTAAGCTGTCCTAAGATCAGCTAGACAGGTCCATTCGCCAGCTCTTCAGTCGAGATCGGCGAAGTCAAAAATCCTCTCAGCGACCCTCACTGGTCTACCAAAAAGCTCCGGAGGatccgccatctagggacctgaaatattatcccacaaccgggatgagacaatgtctcagcgagtcctatcctctaaaactcgattaggaagaaaataagccccAAGGTGCCCTAGCCACACAAAGAGGAttgaggacttacctcgccttagtcCATTCCTGCACATCAGtacatttcataattcaaccaAATCCGATCATTCACAATGATTCAAATCAATCATATTATCTATCTTTCCATACCGTCTATCATACCAGTCGTTAATACGACGAATGCTCTCCAAAGCTGTAATATATAGACGGTTGCTCGCTCAAGCTGTATAGAtagatagctcaccaaagctgtaaCTGTTATAATAGCTCGCCAAAGCTGTAACTGATATAATAGCTCTTAAAAGctgataattcaataataaactaatccatacttcaaatcaatcaatcaataaatCCCATCGATTCAAACTGGCCATACAAACCAATCACGGTGCTAGAAGCTACACcagggtattttcaagttaaataccaaaacttctccaattttaTTCAATTCCTCACTTaggaataattaaccataatcatcatttccactcaatttctcaatttaacataTATTTAGCACAAACCGATCGCTTCTTTGCGATCGGTCGAAAATTCTAACGGCCGCCATCCcggcaaaattttcgaaattattaaataattaaatttaattccgaaaattaaataattaaatattatattataataatataatttaataaaataatatttataaaattcgaaataattatttaattaaaataattaattagggcttaaacaagattacactaatttaagaatacaattagccctaattaaacatccattaaactaatcatacaactaagctaatttacattaaaataatctaatctaaccacctaaacctaattagactaatctaaacacccattaagcatgattaacttgctaagcgaggtttagaggataaactcaccggttttgcgcgccggtgagttcacggcgaccacgacaccaaggcggtcgataaaccccaaagcggcgacaccaacggaggctgGGAAGGGCTTGAAAATGGGCCACGAAGTCTCCAAAACCTTGCTGTCTTCTGCTTCTGATCTGGActgaactgcagagaagaaaccagcaacttcaacggcgaaaacgggatgatcggagctccggcgagcgggtggttggcaaccagcGGCTCCCGGGGGTCAAGGGGATCTTgctggaggttgggatgggcaaagaAAGGGTCGGAAAGGGgcaaaacagcaagaaaacgcGAAACAGGCGGAGCAGGGCAGAACCAGGCGGTCCGGCGAGCGGCAGATTCTCACCGGATTTCGGGACGACCGAAGAATCGTTCCGGAAAGCGGCGAGGTGTTCCGGTACGGGCTGGATGTCTTCTTCACGGTGATGGGTGGCTCGTTCTCTGATTCAACCGGGAAGTTAACTTTTTACtcggatctttggcgaaaggtcggctggagcagaa
This genomic stretch from Eucalyptus grandis isolate ANBG69807.140 chromosome 3, ASM1654582v1, whole genome shotgun sequence harbors:
- the LOC120291874 gene encoding dirigent protein 1-like; its protein translation is MLLSARHLLSLLLTSTIFSRSLLPEELGLKKEKLSHLHFYFHDIVSGRNLTTVRVAEAKMTSMSATGFGIVVMTDNLLTEGPELSSKIVGWAQGLYLSSSLNGIGLPMVQNYVFTEGMYNGSTLSVLGQDAVFSDVREMPIVDRSRLFWFARGGLVSRTSAFRHWPKFPTSFSSSADPSWGFLCYR